From the genome of Colletotrichum higginsianum IMI 349063 chromosome 4, whole genome shotgun sequence, one region includes:
- a CDS encoding Autophagy-related protein 13 — protein sequence MHQQARPAPRVSSPASAPQTNPARTNNPREGILGARDRASSGASGRDSVAPSPTAETPPGAVSADAVKKLDQIIQNFHTKAASLVLQSRMNLKPIYTTRGSGNKKLNKWFQIETEEFDDFKEELRIWRNCGSFENKPLPLIIETYLDTSRLTPSQSLVIVDENGKRWDVMEALNSSDSSDDGRPVPSKRNTEVILERWRIELKTIPTTDLDDFGPTLPTIYKKSIVFFRSLFVATRILPGWKFSQTSLTKGVHPSLEPRCRIRTGEPDTGGLDRLRHPLYDGRPDVVTDYVFGDLEVPVGRFYASVTYRNECNFRVDDSEALLSSRFMGVDENFFQPSLPQRRESTRRNDPEVGSLPSHRRSRNLSDIHQTYGSLSTFHGDGPLGTSPISALKAVRPPGSDTSSPPSSVPTGNVPNPPSSLPVAGLASRPSMKGFGSTGRRPSVSFQPFKAGSLSGSPVPRMLDSESPASPVSRAAALNALTQPRNRTSLTAGMPASLRGGPPPAEAAVVGSPRPSSTSRYSSSFTHRKGRLSFGGASKAGDDEQGSSGRQSLSSSSVAQPGSGLLAEAGGGGSSGSLQTDDDQISDFLKALDSKKTLKSFESGKRGEGATNRTVAQLSRFHLMKESNNALTDSMTSSMQMQRSSSSSSRQLSNVPSMAAPASVSVSSSPGKPLSPHTPHTPAVPSRLSENSIINYNTSQPRSERTNPSAENTQLPREDTITQDGTTAIDIPISPRIGTHPRRSSSVAQQNRAMVDDDDGDLAFAANRSISLGAEDREPPTLSMLLGRQAEAESSARRSGTSLQPVSDVPSSGSADMMRQGSSEGSKPPGGLMAVAPSSSPFGRRRYAGMPSSGGRGQTPPQSSRGSFTGSSGRYGRGEHDLMDEEPLLFDMSEMDAQSRRSLEEGRGGGNVGSGSGSRADFEPRGISRRGW from the exons ATGCATCAACAAGCCCGACCCGCCCCCCGGGTCTCCTCCCCCGCTTCCGCCCCCCAAACGAATCCCGCGCGGACGAACAACCCGAGGGAAGGCATCCTTGGTGCTCGTGATAGAGCTAGCTCCGGAGCTTCTGGTCGCGACTCTGTTGCACCATCGCCCACTGCCGAAACGCCCCCAGGCGCGGTGTCCGCCGATGCCGTCAAAAAGCTGGATCAGATAATCCAG AATTTCCATACCAAGGCCGCATCGCTAGTTCTACAATCTCGTATGAACCTGAAGCCCATATACACAACTCGTGGATCCGGCAACAAGAAGCTGAATAAGTGG TTTCAAATCGAGACGGAAGAGTTCGACGACTTCAAAGAGGAACTTCGCATTTGGCGAAACTGCGGTAGCTTTGAGAACAAGCCCTTGCCCCTCATCATTGAAACGTATCTCGACACCTCCCGCCTGACCCCGAGCCAGAGCTtggtcatcgtcgacgaaAATGGAAAGAGGTGGGACGTGATGGAAGCTCTCAACTCGTCTGATTCGAGCGATGACGGGCGCCCAGTGCCCTCAAAAAGAAATACGGAGGTGATTCTGGAGAGGTGGCGCATTGAGTTGAAGACAATACCCACTACAGACCTGGACGATTTTGGCCCAACGTTGCCGACCATTTACAAAAAGAGCATTGTCTTCTTTCGGTCACTCTTTGTTGCGACAAGGATCCTTCCCGGCTGGAAGTTCTCTCAGACGTCTTTGACGAAAGGCGTCCACCCATCTTTGGAACCCCGGTGCCGTATCCGGACCGGCGAGCCAGACACTGGCGGCCTTGACCGTCTAAGGCATCCGTTGTACGACGGTCGGCCGGATGTTGTGACTGACTACGTTTTTGGCGATTTGGAGGTGCCTGTCGGCCGCTTCTATGCATCTGTGACGTACAGAAATGAATGCAACTTCCGGGTGGATGATTCAGAGGCGCTCCTGAGTTCGCGATTcatgggcgtcgacgagaacTTCTTCCAACCATCGCTGCCTCAAAGGCGGGAGAGCACCCGAAGGAATGACCCCGAGGTAGGGTCTCTTCCGTCTCATAGACGGAGCCGGAATTTGTCGGACATTCACCAGACATACGGCAGTCTTTCAACATTTCACGGCGATGGCCCCTTGGGTACCAGCCCTATATCTGCCCTTAAAGCCGTGAGACCTCCCGGTTCCGACACAAGCTCGCCACCGTCATCTGTACCAACAGGTAACGTACCGAACCCGCCGAGCTCCCTGCCTGTTGCCGGCCTCGCATCGAGACCGTCCATGAAGGGCTTCGGTAGCACTGGTCGCCGGCCGTCCGTCTCGTTTCAACCCTTCAAAGCTGGTTCCCTGTCCGGTTCACCCGTTCCACGGATGTTGGATTCCGAATCCCCCGCATCCCCCGTCTCCCGCGCCGCGGCTCTCAACGCCCTCACGCAGCCTCGCAACCGCACATCTCTGACAGCAGGCATGCCTGCTTCTCTCCGAGGCGGTCCCCCGCCCGCCGAGGCAGCCGTGGTAGGTTCGCCGCGGCCATCCTCCACCAGCCGCTACAGCAGCAGCTTCACACATCGCAAGGGACGGCTGTCGTTTGGTGGCGCCAgcaaggccggcgatgacgaacAGGGCAGCAGCGGACGACAGAGCCTTTCCTCCTCGTCTGTGGCTCAGCCTGGTTCGGGTCTCCTGGCCGAAGCGGGCGGAGGAGGCAGTTCCGGGTCTCTGCAAACCGACGATGACCAGATTTCCGACTTCCTGAAGGCTCTCGACAGCAAGAAGACGCTCAAGAGCTTTGAGTCCGGcaaaaggggggagggagcgACGAACCGGACGGTTGCTCAGCTTTCGAGATTCCATCTTATGAAGGAATCGAACAATGCCCTGACCGACTCCATGACTTCGtcgatgcagatgcagcgCTCATCAAGCTCATCTAGCCGACAACTCTCGAACGTTCCCAGTATGGCTGCGCCAGCGTCCGTGTCAGTATCCTCTTCGCCAGGCAAGCCTTTGTCTCCCCACACCCCTCACACGCCTGCCGTGCCTTCTCGCCTAAGCGAAAACTCCATCATCAACTACAACACAAGTCAACCTCGGAGCGAGCGAACCAACCCGAGTGCGGAAAACACGCAGCTTCCCAGGGAAGACACCATTACCCAGGATGGGACTACAGCTATCGACATTCCCATCTCGCCCAGAATTGGCACACATCCGCGACGATCCAGCTCGGTGGCTCAACAGAATCGCGCCAtggtggacgacgacgacggcgaccttgcCTTTGCTGCGAATCGCAGCATCAGCCTGGGCGCGGAGGACCGCGAGCCCCCCACGCTTAGTATGCTGTTGGGTAGACAAGCTGAAGCTGAGTCGTCGGCTCGCCGGTCTGGCACATCGCTGCAACCCGTGTCGGACGTAccgtcctcgggctcggcggaCATGATGAGACAGGGTTCATCGGAAGGCTCTAAGCCTCCCGGTGGCCTGATGGCCGTTGCCCCTTCCAGTTCACCCTTTGGCAGACGCCGGTATGCCGGCATGCCATCGTcgggtggacggggtcaGACTCCGCCTCAGTCATCAAGGGGCAGTTTCACAGGCTCCAGCGGCCGTTATGGACGTGGTGAACATGACCTGATGGACGAGGAGCCCCTTCTCTTTGACATGTCAGAGATGGATGCGCAGTCGCGGAGAAGCCTGGAGGagggacgaggcggcggtaATGTTGGGTCTGGGTCGGGAAGCCGCGCCGACTTTGAGCCTCGTGGCATTAGCCGACGAGGCTGGTGA
- a CDS encoding BTB/POZ domain-containing protein, protein MSHLLWKFYWENDVERFRRLLAPAGHTAQTATRSPGIGAAGPLGGSPGPYGTSPRNVKSRKASAVGIGASSFKNTNTSLGKAEINSRDHAGLTVLLRAASSTDSTAILFVQALLDHPSVDLYVQDTESGWNALHRALYNGNVAIARLLLERERRILTEQTLGSSVAKAGQLIKTKDREGNSPFDLYNSTIAVRTLGESGDSEDSDLDSDLDDASDEGQALMRSVAALGGASEGEEIFMFGSNRNISLGVGDEDDRQYPERITLKRPDQLVRRFHEEYLAKSKGTANPAADDADMEEIPALIRNRPLRIHDAVLSKLHTVVLTTDPVSNLYICGVGRGGRLGLGDENTQFRFVPVQGVLADKKVVQAALGQNHTMAVTDAGELWTWGSNSSSQLGYSLPPPARQDEEPMSTTPRQVFGTLKKEVVIGVAASAVHSVAHTSTSLFCWGKNLGQLALMDADSRSLDVQQTPRKVAASLFSSPIAAVSAIDKATTVLLADSTVCVFTSYGYNFVKFPSPDVLINHQFTTSMSTRYSSARNQVSRITSGGETIAAITTRGDLFTMTLNHKTDAAPTAASTTNPSKIKGAVTTPQCVWNARKDGVKSASVGEHGAVIICTESGAVWRRIKRAKAKDAAIPGSSDIKRKDFKFQRVPSVTNAVAVRSSTFGAFAAIRKDCDVMKQQISINEQSLWEDVSSLLVLRGFQASTPDGGDKDTLGFWKAEDLKYRVGDLAFELLKSADLECDLRRFLYGSPQKDLNMEIRTSSSPDIRIPVHSWLLTARSRVLRNLLGEYRNGGECEIPQVLRLADDEGKTVVTFESIDLLSLVNLVVYCYDDTVVPAWNHTRQAPSLAHRYRQVRNELMKLATRLDMTKLEASVRLQTTAEKSLDKDLLKAAHDAKYYEDADALVELDGEEVPIHSQLMCQRCEFFEGLFHGRAGGMWLAGRRDDMDEEELVRVDLTHCDPEAFRYVLRYLYADVGSELFNEATAANIDDFSDLVMSVMSIANELMLDRLSQICQFVIARFANTRNIALLLNEISACSVTEFKDAGLEYICLQMEVVLENHLLDDLEDDLLEDLDTVVRENQLARYPFARSGRAEMLLFEKDPDLALDIDEERRRRVREMAFRSTLRDDDRRISSSFKTTRYGSLDDVAAAVSPNLEKSRRRSKAGRNEPFSPILRPKDSQGDLMFNMDDEGLSPPTSPSQRAADMKGRSETERLPPLPGPWRDTKDQAGSPQFPVQSHPTGILGQLGISPSPTDSRGFGAQRSGSPWAAAALPTEKMDLRQVLTETPTKSALSAGIAAQKGKEASPKPAQPKISQKERKKQQLAQAAAQAALEAEAQQPRVAWDPEAASHKPAPWKVLSSGPNTSLKDAMIKDSATGMSPLAAKTKPLLSVESSAKSSPRRAASPDTRFPGQSRVSSSPAVPSTSLIQSAAKPLVPHSKSYMKPASKAEPILGLSLQDIIGQQKREQEIVKEAVAKRSMQEIQQEQEFQQWWDQETRRVQEEEARREAKDKAKEGRSQKDSKRGRRGRGGPGGSKSGGHPGQEQGAGGSAETDKRPAKASSGPANNTRGRGNRGRGRGGKASASASASASASAS, encoded by the coding sequence ATGAGTCATCTACTTTGGAAATTTTACTGGGAAAACGATGTCGAACGGTTTCGGCGTCTACTGGCCCCTGCCGGCCACACGGCTCAAACCGCCACGAGGAGCCCAGGCATAGGCGCCGCTGGACCCCTTGGGGGTAGTCCCGGTCCGTACGGAACCTCTCCCCGGAACGTCAAATCGCGCAAGgcctccgccgtcggcatcggcgcctCCTCTTTCAAGAACACCAACACGAGCCTCGGCAAGGCTGAAATCAACAGCCGCGACCACGCCGGTCTCACCGTGCTCCTCCGAgccgcgtcctcgaccgATTCCACCgccatcctcttcgtccaggCACTGCTCGACCACCCCTCCGTCGATCTCTACGTCCAAGACACCGAGAGCGGCTGGAATGCTCTTCACAGGGCACTGTACAACGGAAATGTTGCGATTGCGCGCCTGCTCCTCGAACGAGAGCGCAGAATCTTGACGGAACAGACGCTGGGGAGCTCCGTGGCCAAGGCCGGTCAGCTGATCAAGACCAAGGACCGCGAAGGCAACAGCCCTTTCGATCTGTACAACTCGACTATTGCTGTGCGAACCCTTGGCGAATCGGGGGACTCGGAGGATTCCGATCTCGACTCGGACTTGGATGACGCCTCGGATGAAGGCCAGGCATTGATGAGGTCCGTGGCCGCACTCGGCGGCGCAtccgagggcgaggagatCTTCATGTTCGGAAGCAACCGAAACATCTCGCTTGGGGTTGGTGACGAAGATGATCGGCAGTATCCCGAGAGGATCACTCTGAAGAGACCGGATCAACTCGTGCGCAGATTCCATGAGGAATATCTCGCAAAGTCGAAAGGAACGGCAAACCCTGCGGCTGACGACGCAGACATGGAGGAAATACCCGCCTTGATCAGGAACCGACCGCTACGAATTCACGACGCCGTCCTGTCCAAGTTACACACAGTCGTCTTGACAACAGATCCTGTGTCAAACCTGTACATCTGTGGTGTCGGCCGTGGCGGACGTCTTGGTCTGGGCGACGAGAATACCCAGTTCCGCTTCGTGCCAGTCCAGGGAGTTCTAGCTGATAAAAAGGTGGTACAGGCTGCGCTTGGTCAGAACCACACCATGGCAGTCACGGATGCCGGCGAACTCTGGACCTGGGGATCCAACAGCAGCTCTCAGCTGGGTTAcagcttgccgccgccggccaggcaAGATGAAGAACCGATGAGCACCACCCCGCGACAAGTGTTTGGGACGCTCAAGAAGGAAGTCGTCATAGGCGTTGCAGCATCCGCCGTACACTCCGTGGCCCACACATCGACGTCTCTGTTCTGCTGGGGTAAGAACCTTGGCCAGCTGGCACTCATGGATGCGGATTCGAGGTCTTTGGACGTCCAACAAACACCCCGCAAAGTTGCTGCatccctcttctcttcgcCCATCGCCGCAGTCTCCGCCATTGATAAGGCGACCACAGTCTTACTGGCCGATAGCACCGTCTGCGTGTTTACCAGCTACGGCTACAACTTTGTCAAATTTCCCTCCCCTGATGTTTTAATCAATCACCAGTTCACCACGTCCATGTCGACAAGATACAGCTCAGCGAGAAACCAAGTTAGCCGCATCACCTCTGGTGGTGAGACGATTGCTGCGATCACCACAAGAGGCGATCTTTTCACAATGACGCTGAATCACAAAACTGATGCTGCCCCCACGGCCGCTTCCACAACAAACCCATCCAAGATCAAGGGCGCTGTCACGACGCCGCAGTGCGTGTGGAACGCCCGGAAGGACGGTGTCAAGTCGGCGAGCGTTGGCGAGCACGGCGCTGTCATTATCTGTACAGAGTCGGGTGCAGTCTGGCGGCGAATCAAGCGTGCCAAAGCAAAAGATGCCGCCATACCAGGGTCGTCGGATATCAAGCGAAAGGACTTCAAGTTTCAGCGCGTCCCTAGCGTGACGAACGCCGTCGCTGTCAGAAGTTCCACATTCGGAGCGTTTGCAGCAATTCGCAAAGACTGCGACGTAATGAAGCAACAGATCAGCATCAATGAACAGTCCCTCTGGGAGGATGTGTCATCTTTACTTGTATTGAGAGGTTTCCAAGCCTCGACGCCGGATGGCGGTGACAAGGACACGCTCGGGTTCTGGAAAGCTGAAGACTTGAAATATCGCGTGGGAGATTTAGCCTTCGAGCTTCTCAAGAGTGCGGACTTGGAGTGTGATCTGCGTCGATTCCTGTACGGGAGTCCGCAGAAGGATCTCAACATGGAGATCCGTACCTCAAGTTCACCGGACATTAGAATCCCGGTCCATTCATGGCTTCTGACAGCTCGAAGCCGCGTTTTGCGAAATTTGCTAGGCGAGTACCGCAATGGCGGCGAGTGCGAGATCCCTCAAGTTTTGAGACTGGCAGATGACGAGGGTAAGACAGTCGTCACATTCGAATCCATCGACTTGCTCTCTCTGGTCAATCTGGTGGTTTACTGCTACGATGACACTGTCGTCCCGGCTTGGAACCACACCCGTCAAGCGCCCTCTTTGGCCCACAGGTACCGTCAAGTTCGAAACGAGTTGATGAAGCTGGCGACCAGGTTGGACATGACGAAGCTTGAAGCGTCCGTGCGTCTACAGACAACGGCAGAGAAATCGCTTGACAAAGATTTGCTGAAGGCGGCCCATGACGCGAAGTACTACGAGGACGCGGATGCCCTCGTTGAGCTCGACGGTGAAGAGGTGCCGATTCACAGCCAACTCATGTGTCAACGGTGCGAGTTTTTCGAAGGTCTCTTCCATGGACGCGCCGGCGGAATGTGGCTCGCGGGCCGCCGGGATGACATGGACGAGGAAGAGCTCGTGCGGGTGGATCTGACTCACTGCGATCCCGAGGCCTTTCGGTACGTCTTGCGATACCTCTACGCAGACGTCGGGTCCGAGCTCTTCAACGAAGCCACTGCAGCGAACATTGATGACTTCTCCGATCTCGTCATGTCTGTAATGAGTATTGCGAACGAGCTCATGCTCGACCGGCTGTCCCAGATCTGCCAGTTTGTCATCGCGCGCTTCGCCAATACTCGGAACATTGCCTTGCTCCTAAACGAAATCAGCGCTTGTTCGGTTACAGAGTTCAAggacgccggcctggaaTATATCTGCTTGCAGATGGAGGTCGTTCTGGAGAACCACCTCTTGGATGACTTGGAAGATGATCTGTTGGAGGACTTGGACACCGTCGTGCGAGAGAATCAGCTGGCTCGCTATCCTTTTGCGAGGAGTGGCCGAGCCGAGATGCTTTTGTTCGAAAAGGACCCTGATCTTGCACTCGACATTGACGAAGAGCGACGAAGAAGGGTGCGAGAAATGGCTTTCCGGTCCACGCTGCGAGACGACGACAGGAGGATATCGTCCTCGTTCAAGACCACCAGATACGGCAGCCTTGACGATGTGGCCGCTGCCGTGTCTCCCAACTTAGAGAAAAGCCGACGCAGGTCCAAGGCTGGCCGGAACGAGCCATTCAGTCCTATTTTGAGACCCAAAGACTCTCAAGGGGACCTCATGTTCAACATGGATGACGAAGGcctttcccctcccaccTCTCCATCGCAAAGAGCCGCCGACATGAAGGGGCGGTCTGAGACGGAACGGCTGCCTCCACTACCAGGTCCCTGGAGGGACACAAAAGACCAAGCCGGGTCGCCTCAGTTCCCGGTGCAAAGCCATCCGACGGGTATACTCGGTCAGCTTGGCATAAGCCCCTCACCAACGGACTCTCGCGGGTTTGGTGCTCAAAGGTCCGGCAGCCCGTGGGCCGCAGCGGCTCTCCCGACGGAAAAGATGGACTTACGCCAGGTCTTGACAGAGACGCCAACGAAATCGGCTCTGTCGGCCGGCATTGCCGCCCAAAAGGGCAAGGAGGCCTCTCCGAAGCCAGCTCAGCCCAAGATATCGCAGAAGGAGCGCAAGAAGCAGCAGCTGGCCCAGGCGGCGGCACAAGCAgcgctcgaggccgaagctCAACAACCCAGAGTGGCCTGGGATCCGGAGGCGGCCAGCCATAAACCGGCACCTTGGAAGGTGCTTTCAAGCGGACCAAATACATCACTCAAGGACGCCATGATCAAGGACTCGGCCACGGGGATGTCGCCTCTAGCGGCCAAGACCAAGCCGCTGCTCTCGGTTGAGAGTTCTGCGAAATCGTCGCCACGAAGAGCCGCGTCGCCGGACACACGTTTCCCGGGCCAGTCCCGCGTGAGTAGCTCTCCTGCAGTACCGAGCACCTCGTTAATTCagtcggcggcgaagcccCTGGTACCGCACTCAAAATCGTACATGAAGCCGGCTAGCAAGGCCGAGCCGATCTTGGGGCTGAGTCTGCAAGACATCATTGGGCAACAAAAGCGGGAACAGGAGATTGTCAAGGAAGCGGTTGCAAAGAGGTCGATGCAGGAGATACAGCAAGAGCAGGAGTTTCAGCAGTGGTGGGACCAGGAGACGAGGCGTgtgcaggaggaggaggctcgGAGAGAAGCCAAGGACAAGGcgaaggaaggaaggagtCAGAAGGACAGCAAACGAGGGAGacgcggccgtggcggtcCCGGGGGTAGCAAAAGTGGCGGCCACCCGGGGCAGGAGCAAGGTgcgggcggcagcgccgaaACCGACAAAAGACCGGCTAAGGCCTCGAGCGGGCCGGCGAATAACACGCGAGGGCGAGGCAATCGCGGACGGGGGAGAGGTGGTAAggcatctgcatctgcatctgcgtctgcgtctgcatccgcatcttGA
- a CDS encoding Mitochondrial 2-oxodicarboxylate carrier, protein MSTEKPLPFVYQFAAGAIAGVSEILVMYPLDVVKTRVQLQTGKGVGSDHYNGMVDCFRKIVRNEGFATLYRGITAPILMEAPKRATKFAANDEWGKIYRNLFGVAKMNQSLSILTGASAGATEAFVVVPFELVKIRLQDKASAGKYNGMLDVVRKTVQNEGILAMYNGLESTMWRHVLWNAGYFGCIFQVRELLPKAENKTAQVTNDLISGAVGGTIGTVINTPMDVVKSRIQNSPKVPGSTPKYNWAWPAVATVAKEEGFGALYKGFLPKVLRLGPGGGILLVVFTGVMDFFRTLKTNA, encoded by the exons ATGTCGACCGAAAAGCCCCTCCCTTTCGTTTACCAGTTCGCCGCAG GCGCCATTGCCGGTGTCTCGGAG ATTCTGGTCAT GTATCCTTTGGACGTCGTCAAGACACGAGT GCAACTTCAGACAGGAAAGGGCGTTGGTTCCGACCACTACAATGGCATGGTTGACTGCTTCCGCAAGATCGTCCGCAACGAGGG CTTCGCGACACTATACCGCGGGATCACCGCCCCCATCCTTATGGAGGCTCCCAAGCGTGCGACCAAGTTCGCGGCCAATGACGAGTGGGGCAAGATTTACCGCAACCTGTTCGGCGTCGCCAAGATGAATCAGTCTCTCTCCATCTTGACCGGTGCTAGTGCCGGTGCCACCGAGGCCTTTGTTGTCGTCCCCTTCGAGCTCGTCAAGATCCGGCTGCAAGACAAGGCCTCCGCCGGCAAATACAACGGCAtgctcgacgtcgtccgcaAGACCGTCCAAAACGAGGGCATCCTGGCGATGTATAACGGCCTCGAGAGCACCATGTGGCGCCACGTTCTCTGGAACGCCGGTTACTTTGGCTGCATCTTCCAGGTCCGCGAGCTGCTccccaaggccgagaacAAGACGGCTCAGGTCACCAATGACTTGATCTCCGGTGCCGTCGGTGGCACCATTGGTACTGTCATCAACACCCCTAtggacgtcgtcaagtccCGCATTCAGAATAGCCCCAAGGTCCCCGGGTCAACTCCCAAGTATAACTGGGCCTGGCCCGCCGTTGCCACTgtcgccaaggaggagggttTCGGTGCTCTGTACAAGGGCTTCCTGCCCAAGgttctccgtctcggccctgGAGGTGGTAtcctgctcgtcgtcttcacTGGCGTCATGGACTTCTTCCGCACCCTCAAGACCAACGCTTAG
- a CDS encoding NADH-ubiquinone oxidoreductase 30.4 kDa subunit — MVKRKRSREDDVEQKLADYRKEIFRALKGAKGLERQRYSKRLRDDKATPDKVKRLEREILVLKSLDLQQTADAHLHSSLLKVKQIAESPALPEAIKQGVPKPDLSEDEKAALHNVTSGLFNRVHVREAIEKAIRGVCLILNVPIPEKKKKGKKGATEDKKDVGEEDQPREAKKVKVADARDVPATVSTKVEEEGNPFDDMDDEIPPESDASDAEKKNNFEEVELDEEDEEKVVAKYEAMLGGSDSEDESDVEDMKAKYLALLGEAADGDTADDESNSDGDENEDDEANEEDDSDSGMDSDRQRRINAANVSLSPSPEPASRKEKKKTRAKKPTGRPGETTFLPSLMGGYISNSESEASDLDLAPPKKRLGQKQRQAIWEKKYGAQANHVKKQTDSQRTGARDSGWDMKKGAVGGEEDGPRKPWKKGVSNPLGARQGSRREEGQRTAAPEMKPRPPPKKDDEGVLHPSWQARKKAKEAQTTAAFQGTKITF, encoded by the exons ATGGTCAAGCGCAAGAGGTCGCGCGAGGACGACGTTGAGCAGAAGCTTGCCGACTACCGGAAAGAAATATTTCGGGCTCTGAAGGGCGCGAAAGGACTGGAGCGTCAACGGTACAGCAAGCGGTTGCGCGATGACAAAGCGACGCccgacaaggtcaagagaCTGGAACGAGAGATACTTGTGCTCAAG TCGCTCGACCTCCAACAGACTGCCGACGCCCACCTCCACTCCTCACTCCTAAAAGTCAAGCAAATCGCCGAAAGCCCCGCCCTGCCAGAAGCGATCAAGCAAGGTGTTCCGAAGCCAGACCTGTCTGAGGATGAGAAGGCGGCGCTTCACAATGTGACCAGCGGTCTGTTCAACCGCGTGCACGTCCGggaggccatcgagaaggCTATCCGAGGCGTTTGCCTGATCCTCAACGTCCCTATAccggaaaagaagaagaagggcaagaagggtGCCACCGAAGATAAGAAAGATGTGGGGGAAGAAGACCAGCCCAGGGAGGCGAAGAAGGTGAAAGTGGCGGATGCGAGGGATGTGCCTGCCACTGTCAGTACCAAggttgaagaggaagggaaCCCATTTGACGATatggacgacgagatccCCCCTGAGAGCGACGCTTCAGacgcggagaagaagaataatttcgaagaggtcgagcttgacgaagaggacgaagaaaAGGTTGTGGCTAAGTACGAGGCTATGCTCGGCGGCTCGGATTCGGAAGACGAgagcgacgtcgaggacatgAAAGCCAAGTACCTGGCCCTCCTGGGCGAAGCCGCGGACGGAGACACTGCAGATGATGAGAGCAACAGTGACGGAGACGAgaacgaagacgacgaggcgaacgaagaagacgactCGGACAGCGGCATGGACTCGGACAGACAACGCCGCATCAACGCCGCGAATGTCTCCCTTTCGCCGTCTCCCGAACCAGCATCAcggaaggaaaagaaaaagaccCGCGCCAAGAAGCCGACGGGTCGGCCCGGGGAGACGACCTTCCTGCCCTCGCTCATGGGCGGGTACATCTCCAACTCCGAATCCGAGGCGTcggacctcgacctcgcgccGCCCAAGAAGCGCCTGGGCCAGAAGCAGCGCCAGGCCATCTGGGAGAAGAAGTACGGCGCGCAGGCGAACCACGTCAAGAAGCAGACGGACTCACAGAGGACCGGGGCGCGGGACAGCGGGTGGGACATGAAGaagggcgccgtcggcggcgaggaggacgggcCAAGGAAGCCGTGGAAGAAGGGCGTTTCGAACCCGCTGGGTGCCAGGCAGGGCAGtaggagagaggaggggcagaggACAGCGGCTCCCGAGATGAAGCCTAGACCGCCACCGAAGAAGGACGATGAGGGCGTTCTGCATCCCAGTTggcaggcgaggaagaaggctAAAGAGGCGCAGACCACGGCCGCGTTTCAGGGCACCAAGATCACTTTCTAG
- a CDS encoding Short-chain dehydrogenase encodes MTENKNELAALGAGTLFGVHGMVAAITGGGSGIGLMMAKALAANGAEKVYILGRRKEVLQEAASSIGPNVVPLVCDVTDRSSLRDATAVIEKEAGFVNLLVCNAGVGGPQVKAPSAEMTAAEWAEQHLEHNNSDYTRVFDVNVTSVWYTAMAFVKLLDLGNQKGNLSQSSQVVSTSSIAAFNKNAPGGWAYGQSKAAATLLTKQLSSNLPRWNIRANCIAPGLFPSEMSAPIAKLYSDDGSVPKEMVPLQRMGDTQDMAGAILYLASRAGAYCNGAVITVDGGRLGNFPTTWLA; translated from the exons ATGACTGAAAACAAGAACGAATTGGCCGCTTTAGGAGCGGGCACCCTGTTTGGCGTCCACGGCATGGTTGCTGCTATCACGGGCGGCGGCTCTG GTATCGGTCTCATGATGGCCAAGGCATTGGCCGCCAATGGTGCTGAGAAGGTCTACATTCTGGGTCGGCGTAAGGAGGTCCTCCAGGAAGCTGCGTCTTCTATTGGGCCCAACGTTGTCCCATTGGTCTGCGACGTGACCGATAGATCCAGCCTGAGAGATgccaccgccgtcatcgagaaggaggccgggTTCGTCAACCTGTTGGTCTGTAATGCCGGTGTCGGTGGCCCTCAAGTCAAGGCCCCTTCTGCAGAGATGACCGCTGCCGAGTGGGCCGAGCAACATCTCGAGCACAACAACTCTGACTACACGCGAGTCTTCGACGTAAACGTCACCTCCGTGTGGTACACGGCAATGGCCTTTGTCaagcttctcgacctcggtaACCAAAAGGGTAACCTCTCGCAGAGCTCCCAGGTCGTCTCGACCAGCTCGATTGCCGCATTCAACAAGAACGCCCCGGGTGGTTGGGCGTATGGCCAGTCCAAAGCAGCCGCAACACTGCTCACCAAGCAGTTGTCAAGCAACCTGCCTCGCTGGAACATCAGAGCCAACTGCATCGCCCCCGGGT TGTTCCCCAGCGAGATGTCGGCGCCTATTGCGAAGCTCTACAGCGACGACGGTAGTGTTCCCAAAGAAATGGTGCCCCTGCAGAGGATGGGTGATACCCAAGACATGGCGGGGGCGATACTATACCTTGCATCCAGAGCAGGAGCCTACTGTAACGGTGCGGTCATCACTGTGGACGGCGGTCGACTTGGTAATTTTCCCACAACATGGCTTGCCTAA